A portion of the Drosophila sechellia strain sech25 chromosome 2R, ASM438219v1, whole genome shotgun sequence genome contains these proteins:
- the LOC6615410 gene encoding protein Aster-A, translating into MKSIQARLSHRFRKPLAMDKPSSSNCNRLSRSTSNCRSPAIVRGPLSSEEFQDPATAVTTHQRLFWSGQRGSTAGRDDKNKPDSTAAAGKKKPPTSTRQSNFTQTEQSRTHRKLSTRSTHCNSVAVTALVSRETIPQTSGAGYRRPEDLTARCSASHEGRKLLQERLTVRVDALFNMLFSASPFLQSFHERRKSTDLNMGVWARNAGGQNQRTVSMTVTLQANVGPKTAKITETQTMRECSQPGQLYSIDVQSVNADIPYADTFVVLMHFCLKATVEEHTDVLVFAQIQFLKSVWAVVKTFIERNAYAGLEEFCQSLYSALLIEIRKR; encoded by the exons ATGAAGTCGATTCAGGCCCGGTTAAGCCACCGATTCCGAAAACCTTTGGCGATGGACAAGCCGTCTAGCAGCAACTGCAATCGGTTGAGCAGGAGCACTTCGAACTGCAGGAGCCCTGCCATAGTACGTGGTCCGCTAAGCTCTGAGGAATTTCAGGACCCGGCAACGGCAGTTACGACACACCAACGGCTTTTCTGGAGCGGCCAGCGCGGCTCGACGGCGGGCAGGGATGATAAGAACAAGCCTGATTCGACCGCCGCCGCCGGAAAAAAGAAGCCACCAACGTCGACAAGGCAGTCAAATTTTACTCAGACGGAACAGAGTCGGACACACCGCAAGCTTAGTACGCGGAGCACGCATTGCAATTCGGTGGCAGTTACGGCGCTGGTCAGCAGAGAAACCATACCACAAACATCCG GCGCAGGGTACAGAAGGCCGGAGGACCTGACCGCTCGGTGCAGTGCGTCGCACGAGGGGCGCAAGCTTCTGCAGGAGCGGCTGACGGTGCGGGTGGACGCACTGTTCAACATGCTCTTCTCTGCCTCGCCGTTCCTGCAGAGCTTCCATGAGCGACGCAAGTCCACCGATCTGAATATGGGCGTCTGGGCACGGAATGCCGGTGGCCAAAATCAGCGCACTGTCTCGATGACTGTGACACTTCAGGCGAACGTTGGTCCCAAAACTGCCAAAATTACCGAGACACAGACCATGCGCGAGTGCAGCCAACCCGGTCAACTGTACTCGATCGATGTGCAGAGCGTCAACGCAGATATCCCCTACGCGGACACCTTCGTCGTCCTGATGCACTTCTGCCTGAAGGCCACCGTGGAAGAGCACACAGACGTTTTGGTCTTTGCCCAGATTCAGTTTCTCAAGTCCGTGTGGGCAGTGGTCAAGACCTTTATCGAGAGGAACGCGTACGCGGGTCTCGAGGAGTTCTGTCAATCTCTATACAGCGCCCTACTGATTGAGATTAGGAAGAGGTAG